The Gossypium hirsutum isolate 1008001.06 chromosome D06, Gossypium_hirsutum_v2.1, whole genome shotgun sequence genome contains the following window.
aaaaataagaaccaaattaacaaaaaaaaacataaactttgaggactaaatttatcattatatcttTTTACCATCAATAAAATAGTTATCTTAACCTCTCATTTTCTCCGGATCCATTTAATTCAAACCCAAAACTAATCCGAAACATTCCAAATGtccataactcaaaatcatcctATCCGAAAAACCATAGCTCAAAACTCAAAACAACCCAAACTCGAAATAATTTGAACCAAAAACAATTCAAACCCAAAATTAACCCAAACCTAAACATACCCAATCTTGAAGTTGactcaaagcaaaaaaaaatccaaatttttttaaaatcaacccAAAACCAACTAGATTGACCTGCCCAATTAACGGATGGAACCATTTTTAACAAAATTCCACAAGTTCGCTTTACAATTGCTTGGCATCAGCCTAAATAATCCAAAATCGACTTTTATGATGACAGATTGGGTCAAGTTCATATTCAAGTAACCCGGATTGAGCTTTCGTGTTCGAAGTAGAATTCACAGGTCTAATCTCTCGTGTCTAAAACCAGTGATTACTCATTATGATACAACCTTGCAAACAATACTTGCTTAGCTTAACAGAAAAAAAAACCCGGGACACGAAAAGCCGAAACAAATTAAACCAAATCAACCCAGATCGATATGGTTAGAGCTTAAAAAAAGGCAACCCTGTAATACCTTTAAGCAAGAACCTTATAACAAAATGTAGTGATTGAAAAAGCATTTCATAAATGGTCATAAAATTGAAACTTAAGGTAGTACTAAGATTCGCTTTATATAGCTAAAAGTCTTTGTAAAAAACAGCAATAGCTCGAAACTAGAATCTGAAAGGAGGCAACAAAGATAAGCCATAGGAAGCATACAGAGAGTCCCGATTGTGCCACGCATGCCGTCCGGTAGAGAAGAACTCTACAGAAAGTCATACTGTGTAGCGATTCTTGGCACCTCTGTCGAGCTTCTTTGCATCATCCTGAAAAGGGCAAAAAGGAAGTGTTTGTTTATAAAGCAAGAAACTCAAGACATAAACCTGAAAGATCACTGCAAATTAAAAGAAGCCATTACATGAAATATGAAGCCGATAGTGTCGTTGTAATCAAGTAACTCTTTCCACTGTTTCCCGATGCTCATCTGCATCCAAACCAAGAAAAACCCGTGAGAACGGTTAAGGAAATtgcggtaaaagtaccatggaggcccctgTACTAGGAGTTCGAAAGCATTTTGCCCCATTTACTCAAAACATAGgcaaactagtccctatactttagattaaagagtaaattggtctttatattaaaattttcatccatttgtactgttaaaaactagcgtTGCTGACAAATTAATTAGACAAAGACATGTGACATGCCACATATACCTCTTACTGAGGTACAAAGACTGGTTTTTAACAGCAAAAATGGATGAActttttaacagaatgaccagttttctctttgatctaatatataaagATAGATTTACCCATTTTCTACCAGTtttctctttgatctaatatataaagATAGATTTGCCCATTTTCTGAGTAGAGGGGGAAAATTTCAATCCAACTCTTAGTATAGAagcctctatgatacttttactgtCATTTTTCGTAATGAAGTAACTCTTAAGTCACCTGCGCAGTTTCATTGGCAGCATTCTTGGTCCACAATGCTATTTTTTCCAGCTTGCCTCTCACACTAACAACTGCTCCACAGATTTCATCACCGTACTCAAACTGTTCCCCTATCAAAGCCAGCAACTAGTACAGAAAAAAATATACAACAGATGAGGCCTCGTTTTTCACTTAAGCATCGAATTTTCAGGAAAAAGGTACACCATTATATCATCTGAAACAATACCGTGTACAACCAAGACGTATCTGATTTCCCCTTTGGGAAACTTACAGTCCACTTGCCTCCGTTAGCACAGACAGGGTCTTCCCACTTGGGCTCGATTTTATGTTTGAAACAATGGAAGTCCGCTCCAGGAGACAATTTGCTTGGATGATGTATGTTATTGTAAAGACTGTAATCAGAAAAGTTCAAAAGTTAAATACATAGCTCACATTCACTTGAGAAACAAATAGAAACTAACAAAATAAATGACACATGAAATCCACAATCAATGGCAGCGATATATATGAAGATGGTCCAAATAGCTGTTTTCTGATGATCACGTAACTTATTCGACAGGAGGCACCAAGCAACAATCCCAAATTTTAATAAACAAAGATTAAATTACCTTATGTCAGATAAAACCACTTTCCACAAGGTTGATTACAATGAAATTTAAAGAACAGACCAATTTAATATCATCCATTAAGATCCAAGATCCTTACAGTAAACATTCTTTGATGATAACAGTTAAAGCAATCCCATTTACACTcatcatatatataaacaaacatgcgtgcacacacacacacacacatgtgaAAAATAATCCACAATAACAGTTAATGCAATCCCGTAATTCCCATTTACACTCATCACATATATTAACAcacgtatatatatgtatgtgtacatatatatatgaacactCTTCCACAATAACAGTCAAAGCAAATCCCATTTACactcatcatatatatatgtatattggtatatgtatatataatcacAAGATTATAAACAGCAATAGTTAACTTCACTGTAATGAgtagactaaattacaaatatatatatattggagtaCCAAACAGAAAAATAACTATAGATTATTCAAGGATTTGGTACTACAAATTCATTATGAAGCCCTATTTTGAATAAACCCTATACATTCATTAAATGATCAATAGCAGAAGTAAAACAAAAGCCCTAAATCAAATTTCCAAATTTCAAGAAACCCAAACATCTCCAAAACCCCAAAAAGTAACCCAAAAAACTAATCCAACATCTAACATATcatcaaaaacccaaaataaatcataaaattcacacccttataataaaaaataaaaaaaagaacagaaaaataaTAACCTCCAGAATTGTTCGATGGTGGAGAAAGTGTAAATAGGGCGCATAGAACTACCCCAAATAGCTTGTTTTGATTTAGCAAAAGGGTTATCAAACCAAAAGGTCCATGAATGCTCCAACGGGTGAGGCTGTTCGACGATACCTTTCTTTAACGAAGACGACGTCGTATCATCTTCTTCACCTGCGATCTCCCCTTCTTCAAGTTCACCATCTTCTTCATCTTTAGTGTTAGGGTTAGGGTTCTTAGGGTTCTTGTTTTCTTCTTCGTTGATGTTCATTGATTTGAGATTTTCTTCAAGccccatttttttttctctcgattttctttcactttcctctgtttctttgatttttatttgttctttaaaTTGCCCAAAGGTTATAAGAAGCCCCATGGATCCTTATAGATTGACCCACAAACCGACTTTATTTCATTGGTCAATAAATAAAGGGGTATTATGAATTTTGGCCCCTAAAGTTggcaaaaattatgaatttttgttcTTGAACTTGGTAACTAGATCTATTTTGGCCCCTGAACTTCGAACCTGTTAAgttttaatgatgcaatcaaTGTTATTGGAGCAAGACAGAATTGGACGGATCAAGGACTGACTGATAAATAATCCTAATAAAAATCGGCAACTGAACTaggttaatattttttatattttatatttctatgaatttttaattatttatttaattattgttggccTGGTAGCCGAATCAGTCGAAGTGGTTGAATCTGGAATCGGTTGTCAGACCTATTCAACCACTGGTCCGATTATTAAAACATTGAATGTGACACTCTGATATTGTACGACGTCATCATCtaagaatttatataatttttaaaattttcaagtgatgacGAGGCACAATTTCAGAGTGCCACAtaatcaaacttttatatttttcaatttaaggGACCAAAATGAACCCAGTTGTTAAAATTCAGGTGTCaaagtaaacaaaaaaataaatacaagtaccAAAGTAAACCTAGTTGtcaagtttaggggtaaaaatttatattatcccctaaataaatatatgtatattgaaaTATAAGTTATAAAACAGGAAATAAATTGGttattttgcatatttgtttTATGATCCATGTTTAGAGTTTGTGATTATCTTTCTTAACAATGTTGTCTCCAATGTTTGAATATGTGTTCtctcatttatttataaatatccTTATTTAATGGTTGAGTTATCTGTATGAATAAAGTCAGAGCTAGGGGCCCCAAAATGAGAAATTATCCCTTTAGTCCTTCtaaaatttgaaatgttttaagttaatttagtagtaaaattgtattttgactcattctaaaatttaaaaatcaattgcGGCCTCTCTAAGAACGAAAATGTTATAGTTCATTCCCCTGAAAAATTGTAAGATTTTATGTTAATACAAAgacgaaattacatttttaactctctaaaaaaattatacttcAAATTCTAACCCTTAAGAAAAATCATTACTTCAATTTCATATGAGAGATGTTTTTAAATTCAagcaattaatttatataaaaaattgaactATTCGTTCAAGTTTAAAAGTTTTAtccaatatatataaatgtttgttaaaaataaataaataaataaaataggctTGAGTAAACTATCAACCTCTTATCTAATCTAATTAGgctaaatgatcaaattgcagcAAATACTTGGTTACTCACACGAGGACCAGATATTTTAAAATGGTCAAATAAATACTAAACCTTTTTTGAAGTATTCAAGTAAGggttttttaaatattgtatattaattttttaattatggtTATTTTTTCAAGTAATATCTGTCTCAACTGTTAATAGATCGTCATTCATCTAATGTCATACTACAAATAAGAGAGCAATGTGTGAAAACCGCTTTATTTGAGTATATTCAAACATGTTTagccattattttattattttgaaaagtttggttctTACGTGAGTAACCTTTAAAAGGTTTAATCTAAATTTAAGCATTTAGCCAAATTTTTTAGGTATAGCACTAAATCaactcaattatatatattatatgaatttttaaatagaATTGATGTAATTTTTACCCATGAACCTGATAATCAGGTCCACTTAGACCTGCCCATGGAAAAACTTTTCGGCCCGCCTcctggcccgggcccggcccgaaatataggcctgaaattttgcccaagcccggcccgggaaaaatatcataagctcgagcctggcccattttttaataaacattaaaaaaatattttaaaaataaaaaaaaataaaaaattttaaaagtattttaaaattaaaaaataaaaataaaaaatatatatttattatattcgggccggggcCGGGCAagaaagtggtgcccgaggcccggcccattttttaaatgggcctcgtttttttgcccaagcccatatttcgggcctatatttttacccgaaccctcccatatttcgggccgggccaggccgccCGACCCATGGACAGGTTTAGGTCCACTTTGAtatctaaatattttattgttcACATTAGTCCCAAAACCTGACAGCTTTTCTCAGTTTAATCCCCAAACATGGATTTCATTAAAGTGTGATAATGTGACACTTAGACATTATGCCACCTCATCACCCTTTTTTAAAAAGATATACATATagtataaaaattaagaattatatatatttaaaaattttaaataatgacATGGCACACATATTAACAAAAAtcaagtttagggattaaattaaaagaaattaaaaaaattgagactaaaatgaactaaaaaaattagttgaccctttttaatataattaactacatttacatattataaatagAAAACTTTCTCTTATATTAAAATCCAGgccaaatattcaaaaaattataaccCAATAGCCCAAACCCAAATGATAATTCTCAAAAACTTAAACCCATTCCTTCTTTTActacaactaaa
Protein-coding sequences here:
- the LOC107960247 gene encoding eukaryotic translation initiation factor 4E-1 translates to MGLLITFGQFKEQIKIKETEESERKSREKKMGLEENLKSMNINEEENKNPKNPNPNTKDEEDGELEEGEIAGEEDDTTSSSLKKGIVEQPHPLEHSWTFWFDNPFAKSKQAIWGSSMRPIYTFSTIEQFWSLYNNIHHPSKLSPGADFHCFKHKIEPKWEDPVCANGGKWTVSFPKGKSDTSWLYTLLALIGEQFEYGDEICGAVVSVRGKLEKIALWTKNAANETAQMSIGKQWKELLDYNDTIGFIFHDDAKKLDRGAKNRYTV